From the genome of Marinobacter sp. F4206:
GCCCTTCGGCGGTTTCCATCAGCAACTCGAACGACGCCTTCATGTTCTTCAGGGCCACCCGGTCCTGGGGACGCTTCGGACCTGCCAGGCTGGCCTCGACTTCGCCCATGTCCAGTTCCAGGGTGTCGGTATAGATCGGCTCATGGCCCGGCTCCCGCCAGAGGCCTTGGGCCTTGGCATAGGCCTCCACCAGCTCGAGCTGATCGTCCTCGCGGCCGGTCAGGCGCATGTACTTGATGGTCTGCTCATCGACCGGGAAGAAGCCGCAGGTCGCCCCGTACTCGGGGGCCATATTGGCAATGGTGGCCCGATCCGCCACCGGCATGTCCTTGAGACCGTCGCCGTAGAATTCCACGAACTTGCCCACGACCCCTTTCTTGCGCAGCATTTCCGTCACCGTCAGCACCAGATCGGTGGCGGTAATGCCTTCCCGAAGCTTGCCGGTAACCTTGAAGCCGACCACTTCGGGAATCAGCATGGACACCGGCTGGCCCAGCATCGCGGCTTCGGCCTCGATACCACCAACGCCCCAGCCCAGAATACCCAGACCATTGATCATGGTGGTATGGGAATCCGTGCCAACCAGGGTGTCCGGGTACGCAAAGGTCTTGCCGTCCTGGTCTTTCGACCACACGGTCTTGCCCAGGTACTCGAGGTTGACCTGGTGACAGATCCCCGTGCCCGGCGGCACCACCCGGAAGTTGTCAAAGGCCTGTTGGCCCCAGCGCAGGAACTCGTAACGCTCCTCGTTGCGCTCCATCTCGATCGCGACGTTGTCCTTGAACGACGACGGATCGCCGAAATGGTCCACCATCACCGAGTGGTCGATCACCAGGTCCACCGGGGACAGCGGATTGATCAACGCCGGATCCTTGCCCGCCGCCTTCACGGCCTCGCGCATGGCCGCCAGGTCCACGACGCCGGGCACGCCGGTGAAGTCCTGCATCAGGACCCGTGCTGGTCGAAACTGAATCTCGGTATCGGAACGACGGTCCTTCAGCCATTGCACCATAGCGTCGATGTGGCTGCGATCGACCGTGATGTCGTCCTCGTTGCGGAGCAGGTTCTCCATCAGAACCTTGAGCGAAAAGGGCAGCCGGTTGAGATCACCGAGGGTGTCTGCCGCCTTTGGCAAGCTGTAATAATGGTAGGTCTTGCCACCCGCATCCAGGCTGGACAAGGTATTCAGGCTGTCTTTACTGGGACTGTCGTTCGACATGTGGTGCCTCCTTTTCGTCGTTATCCGAACATTCGGGAAGGCCGTTCGAGCATGGCGCGCCGCGAAAACCGGCGACACTGGGCCATGCGCGAGCCCTTGCATCAGTGTGCGCGCGACATTGGATCAAACACAATACGGGACAGACTGGTGTAAGAACTCGGCGATGTGAAGTCATCTATAACTATTGCACCGATTGGCCAGAGTTCAACCGCGCCCGGTGAATGTTCGGAATTCGCCGGATGAATGTCCGACCAAGATCATACGCCCCGGTAATCGCGAACAAGACCATCCACATCACCGATGATCTGCTCCAGATGCCGGGCCATCGTCCGGGTACGTTCCGCTTCCTGAACCACCTCGGCGTTCTGGTCAGCCACACGCTGAACACCGTCATTGATTTCCGACGAAGCAGTCGCCTGTTCTTCCGCGGCGGCTGCAATTTGATGGTTCATATCGCTGACGGTGGCAATGGCCATTTCAATCTGGCGAATGGCATCCCCGGTGCTGCGAACCGCTCTGCTGGTTTCGCCAGAACGGGTCTGGCCTATTTCGATGGCGGCAAAGGTCGCTTGGGAAACGGCGGTCAGGTCATCAATGGTACTGCCAATTTCACGGGTAAAATCCTGCGTTCTCCGCGACAGATTCCGGACTTCCTCCGCGACGACCGCGAACCCGCGGCCATGCTCGCCCGCCCTCGCCGCCTCAATCGCCGCGTTGAGCGCGAGCAGATTGGTCTGGTCCGAGATTTCGTTGATGGACGCGACGAACGAACCGATCGATTTCACCTTGTCCACCAGCTCCGTCACCATCTGCGACGAGTCACCCAGGGCGCTATTAGTGGCTTCCGTCAGCTGCACCGCATGCTGGACATTTTTCCGCCCCTCCGCGGCTGCGTCCGACGCGTTGCTGGCCGACTCTGACGCCGCCTGGGCATTCTGTGCCACTTCATGGACAGTCGCCGTCATCTGGTTGATGGCGGTTGCCGCCTGGTCTGTCTGCCGATGCTGCTCCTCGACAACGCGGCTGGTCTGGTCACTGACGCTGGTCAGCTCGTCGGCGCTCTCCCGCAGTCGTCCCGACAGCTTCCCAACGTCACCAATCAAGCCCGCGAACTGATCCATCATGCCATTGAACGAACGGGCGGTCAGGGCGTCACCGGTTCCGTCCAGACGGCCACTGAGATCCTTGTTCGCTCCGAATTCACGGACAACGTCGATGATCTGAAACGCCTGCCTGCGCTCCATGGCCATCCGGAGCGCAAAAAACACCAGAATCCCGGCTTCAAACACCACAAACCCGGCATGCAGGAATGCCATGCCATAGGTCGCTTCGTGATTGAACAACATGATGGGCATGGTCCCCACTGTCAGCCCGGACTGCTGCAAAGCCGTCAACACCAAGTGATGGACAGCAATAACGCCGGCGCCCGCTACCACCGGTAGCCAGTCGCGATAGATGATGATCAGGGCGAGGGCCGCAAAGATATGGAAATGCATTTCCACCCGCCCCATCTGGGATTGAATCATGATTGCCGACCAGGCCATCAGGCAGGCGGCAAAGAACACAGAGCAGGCACGCTGGCCTCGCAGTAGGAAATACCCGCCAGTAACGACCAATCCCAGCAACAGAGATGCCAGCAGAGCGAACCCACCGGTCTCAAATTCCAGCGGGATCAGGAACGCCACAACGGGTATATGGGCAAGCAGAATAAAAAGCAGGTAGCGGTCGTTACGCAGCGCTTCCTGGTGAGCGTGATTAAGGGATTCAGCCATCGTACAAGACCTCAAACTCAAAACGGCAGGTACCGTGAATCCGTTCAACACCAGCAACGTTTGTTTTTAGAATAATCGACTGTGACTCTTATACGGTCGCCAAATGCGTCAGATCAGCTGTTGATGTAACCAAGAGTATCCATTCGCACCTGACCCCGGGAAAACGGCTGTCACATCTGCCGTTCACCATACAGCTGGGCGTACAGACCTTCGCGCCGGATCAGCTCATCGTGGTGTCCTTCCTCTATAATCCGGCCGTCCTCAAACACGCAGGCGCGGTCGGCCTGTTTCACGGCACTCAGGCGGTGGGCGATGATCAGCGTGGTACGCTGACGCAGGAAGGCTTCCAGGTCACGGTGCAACTGGAACTCGGTTTCGGCATCCAGCGCCGAGGTGGCTTCGTCCAGGATTACCACGGACGGGTCGGAGAGGATCATCCGGGCAATCGCCAGACGCTGCCGCTGGCCGCCGGACAGACGGACGCCCTGGCGGCCGATCATGGTGTCCAGCTGTCTGGGCATGACGGCCACTGTGTGATCCAGCTGGGCAATGCGCAGGGCATCCCAGAGTTCGGATTCGGGCTTGTCGCGCCCCAGGGTGAGGTTCTGGCGCACAGTGTCATTGAACAGTGCCGGGTGCTGCAACACCGTGGCAACGTGTTCCCGCAGGCAGGGCAACCCAATGCGCTCAACCGGCACGTCGTCGATCAAGACATCGCCGTGCTGGGGCGTGTACATCCCGAGGATCACCTGCACCAGTGTCGATTTGCCGCCGCCACTGGCGCCCACCACGGCCACTTTCTCGCCCGGTTTCAGATCCAGGTTGATGCCCCTCAGCACCGGTTCATCGTCGTAGCTGAAGTACACATCCCTCAGGGTCAGGCCCACCGTATGGCGGCCCCGGAACGGGTTTTCCAGGGCCGGGTAGCGGGGTTCTTCTTTCAGCTCCAGCAGTCGATTGATCCGACCCAGGGCCGCATTGGCGGCAAACCAGGCGTACTGCATGTTCAGCATCTCCTGCACTGGCGTCAGCATGAACCAGAGATAACCAAAGATGGCGAACATCATGCCGATGCTCAGATCACTGAACAACACGGTCACCATGGCCGCGCCCCGAAACACGTCGACCCCGAACTGGAACAGGGCAAAGCTGGCCCGGGAGGCGGCATCGCTGCGCCACTCGAACTGGATGGCGTGGTCCCGCACCGTGCGCGCCCGATCAATCAGCTGGCGCAGGTAGTGTTTTTCCCGGTTCGCCGCCCGGAGCTGGTGAATGGCATCCAGGGTCTCGGTAAGGTCACCCTGAAATTCCTCGTACGCGGCGTTCTCCCGACGCTTGAGTTCCTTGACCCGCTTACCGATCAGGATGGTGG
Proteins encoded in this window:
- a CDS encoding methyl-accepting chemotaxis protein; the protein is MAESLNHAHQEALRNDRYLLFILLAHIPVVAFLIPLEFETGGFALLASLLLGLVVTGGYFLLRGQRACSVFFAACLMAWSAIMIQSQMGRVEMHFHIFAALALIIIYRDWLPVVAGAGVIAVHHLVLTALQQSGLTVGTMPIMLFNHEATYGMAFLHAGFVVFEAGILVFFALRMAMERRQAFQIIDVVREFGANKDLSGRLDGTGDALTARSFNGMMDQFAGLIGDVGKLSGRLRESADELTSVSDQTSRVVEEQHRQTDQAATAINQMTATVHEVAQNAQAASESASNASDAAAEGRKNVQHAVQLTEATNSALGDSSQMVTELVDKVKSIGSFVASINEISDQTNLLALNAAIEAARAGEHGRGFAVVAEEVRNLSRRTQDFTREIGSTIDDLTAVSQATFAAIEIGQTRSGETSRAVRSTGDAIRQIEMAIATVSDMNHQIAAAAEEQATASSEINDGVQRVADQNAEVVQEAERTRTMARHLEQIIGDVDGLVRDYRGV
- a CDS encoding ABC transporter ATP-binding protein, which gives rise to MDQQPRTSQTSKPDSTQNLYHWRDVFALALKHKPRLVKANLLAIMATVMSVPVPLLLPVLVDEVLLEEAGPVLPVMNRLLPEAWQQPVVYIGLMVLAAFALRLAALSFNVLQSREFSKVSKDVVFRIRCRLLGRLQRVAMSEYETRGSGGISSHFITDLDTMDQFLGTTISRFLVASLTVTGTALVLLWVHWQLALLILLFNPLVIFATILIGKRVKELKRRENAAYEEFQGDLTETLDAIHQLRAANREKHYLRQLIDRARTVRDHAIQFEWRSDAASRASFALFQFGVDVFRGAAMVTVLFSDLSIGMMFAIFGYLWFMLTPVQEMLNMQYAWFAANAALGRINRLLELKEEPRYPALENPFRGRHTVGLTLRDVYFSYDDEPVLRGINLDLKPGEKVAVVGASGGGKSTLVQVILGMYTPQHGDVLIDDVPVERIGLPCLREHVATVLQHPALFNDTVRQNLTLGRDKPESELWDALRIAQLDHTVAVMPRQLDTMIGRQGVRLSGGQRQRLAIARMILSDPSVVILDEATSALDAETEFQLHRDLEAFLRQRTTLIIAHRLSAVKQADRACVFEDGRIIEEGHHDELIRREGLYAQLYGERQM